Proteins from a genomic interval of Desulfuromonas sp.:
- the folK gene encoding 2-amino-4-hydroxy-6-hydroxymethyldihydropteridine diphosphokinase, protein MEVTVTAYLGLGSNLGDRLENLRGARKALRKNPAVDISASAALYETAPMGGPERQPSYLNTVLKIRTTLTPERLLSLCLQIEKDFGRQRKERWGPRTLDIDILFFDTVIRVDSDLVLPHPRLHERTFVLCPLVDLDPDIIHPVVDQRVEELLLRLDATEGVQRVAELW, encoded by the coding sequence ATGGAAGTAACTGTAACTGCATACCTTGGACTCGGTTCCAACCTCGGTGACCGTCTCGAAAATTTACGCGGCGCCCGAAAAGCCCTGCGGAAGAATCCGGCGGTCGATATTTCTGCCTCGGCAGCACTGTACGAGACGGCCCCGATGGGTGGTCCCGAGCGGCAGCCGTCCTATCTCAATACGGTGCTCAAAATCAGGACGACCCTGACGCCGGAGCGGCTATTGTCTCTCTGCCTGCAGATTGAAAAGGACTTCGGTCGGCAACGGAAAGAACGCTGGGGCCCCCGCACCCTCGATATTGATATTCTTTTCTTCGATACAGTCATCCGCGTTGACTCCGATCTTGTCCTGCCGCATCCACGCTTGCACGAACGCACATTCGTTCTTTGCCCGCTGGTCGATCTTGATCCGGATATTATCCATCCGGTGGTCGACCAAAGGGTCGAAGAACTTCTTTTACGGCTCGATGCAACAGAAGGGGTTC